A section of the Mangifera indica cultivar Alphonso chromosome 12, CATAS_Mindica_2.1, whole genome shotgun sequence genome encodes:
- the LOC123192601 gene encoding (3S,6E)-nerolidol synthase 1-like isoform X3: MSHLSPSALPIAPKKVSKISNPVNLIQAPNDQTKGITSSSAVLSIPFKQFLTDPNELTDNIYSKQYAQKLKAFKHILSKVGEDPVEGLAMVDAVQRSGIDYHFRDEIQQILQRQFMIFSSYDDHNQDDLCEVALRFRLLRQHGYYVPADIFNNFKNKEGKLNQKVRGDVNGLMGLYEASHLSIHGEEVLDEAGDYCAKLLTEQVKNLDHFQAEIVENTLAHPFHRSPARLMANNLFLTEFPSENKWIHAFEDLAKIDFNLVQSLHQTEVAQISKWWKDLGLSKKLEFVRDQPLKWYIWSMSSLTDANLSWQRVELTKAISFVYIIDDIFDVHGTLDELSLFTEIINRWDVAAVDQLPEYMRTCFKALDNVTNEISRKIFEAHGYNPVNSLQKAWGSLCNAFLVEAKWFSSRDLPTAEEYLKNGIITSGVNVGLVHIFFLLGENLTTETLDLIDKNPVIISSTATILRLWDDLGSAKDENQDGRDGSYLYYYMKEHPDCDAEATEKHVISKISYAWKILNKECLSPNPFKSSGITKASLNLARMVPLMYSYDNNQRLPGLEEYVKSLLFETVPIKGIYN, translated from the exons ATGTCTCACTTGTCTCCATCTGCTCTTCCAATTGCACCGAAAAAggtttcaaaaatctccaaccCAGTTAATCTCATTCAAGCTCCTAATGATCAGACAAAAGGCATTACTTCCAGTAGTGCTGTTCTATCGATCCCATTCAAGCAGTTCCTCACGGATCCTAATGAACTCACA GATAATATATATAGTAAGCAATATGCGCAGAAACTGAAAGCATTTAAGCATATACTCAGCAAAGTGGGAGAGGATCCTGTTGAAGGATTGGCCATGGTTGATGCTGTTCAACGTTCAGGCATTGACTATCATTTCCGAGACGAGATTCAGCAAATTCTCCAAAGGCAGTTCATGATATTTAGTTCTTATGATGACCACAATCAAGATGATCTTTGTGAAGTTGCCCTTCGTTTTCGACTCTTGAGACAACATGGTTACTATGTACCTGCag ACATCTTTAACAACTTCAAAAACAAGGAAGGGAAGCTTAATCAGAAAGTACGCGGGGATGTTAATGGATTGATGGGTTTATATGAAGCTTCACATCTAAGTATACATGGAGAAGAAGTGCTTGATGAAGCTGGTGATTATTGTGCCAAGCTCCTAACTGAACAGGTGAAAAATCTTGACCATTTTCAAGCTGAGATTGTTGAGAACACGTTGGCGCATCCCTTTCACAGAAGCCCGGCAAGGTTGATGGCCAATAACTTATTTCTTACTGAGTTCCCAAGCGAAAATAAATGGATAC atGCTTTTGAAGATCTTGccaaaatagattttaatttggtGCAATCCTTGCACCAAACGGAAGTGGCACAAATATCAAA ATGGTGGAAAGACCTGGGTTTGTCTAAGAAGTTGGAGTTCGTCAGAGATCAACCTCTTAAATGGTACATTTGGTCTATGTCCAGTCTCACGGATGCAAACTTGTCTTGGCAAAGGGTTGAGCTCACAAAAGCCATATCCTTCGTCTACATTATTGATGACATTTTTGATGTTCACGGAACTCTCGATGAACTCAGTCTCTTTACAGAAATAATTAATAG ATGGGATGTTGCTGCTGTAGATCAATTACCTGAGTACATGAGGACATGTTTTAAAGCTCTTGATAATGTCACAAATGAAATCAGTCGTAAGATATTCGAAGCTCATGGCTATAATCCTGTGAATTCCCTACAAAAAGCG TGGGGAAGCTTGTGCAATGCATTTCTAGTCGAAGCAAAATGGTTTTCTTCTCGAGACTTGCCCACGGCCGAAGAGTACTTGAAAAACGGGATTATTACTTCAGGTGTAAACGTGGGGCTAGTGCATATTTTCTTTCTGTTGGGTGAGAATTTAACAACAGAGACTTTGGATCTTATTGACAAAAACCCAGTCATAATCTCATCTACCGCAACAATTCTTCGGCTTTGGGATGACTTGGGAAGTGCAAAG GATGAGAATCAGGATGGGAGAGATGGGTCGTACTTATATTACTATATGAAGGAACACCCAGACTGTGATGCAGAAGCTACTGAAAAACATGTTATTAGTAAGATTTCATATGCATGGAAGATCCTGAACAAGGAGTGCCTCTCTCCCAACCCATTTAAATCATCTGGAATCACAAAGGCTTCTCTTAATCTTGCAAGAATGGTTCCTTTGATGTACAGTTACGATAACAACCAACGGCTACCAGGTCTCGAGGAATATGTTAAGTCCCTTCTCTTTGAAACTGTACCTATCAAAGGAATTTACAATTAA
- the LOC123192601 gene encoding (3S,6E)-nerolidol synthase 1-like isoform X4: protein MSHLSPSALPIAPKKDNIYSKQYAQKLKAFKHILSKVGEDPVEGLAMVDAVQRSGIDYHFRDEIQQILQRQFMIFSSYDDHNQDDLCEVALRFRLLRQHGYYVPADIFNNFKNKEGKLNQKVRGDVNGLMGLYEASHLSIHGEEVLDEAGDYCAKLLTEQVKNLDHFQAEIVENTLAHPFHRSPARLMANNLFLTEFPSENKWIHAFEDLAKIDFNLVQSLHQTEVAQISKWWKDLGLSKKLEFVRDQPLKWYIWSMSSLTDANLSWQRVELTKAISFVYIIDDIFDVHGTLDELSLFTEIINRWDVAAVDQLPEYMRTCFKALDNVTNEISRKIFEAHGYNPVNSLQKAWGSLCNAFLVEAKWFSSRDLPTAEEYLKNGIITSGVNVGLVHIFFLLGENLTTETLDLIDKNPVIISSTATILRLWDDLGSAKDENQDGRDGSYLYYYMKEHPDCDAEATEKHVISKISYAWKILNKECLSPNPFKSSGITKASLNLARMVPLMYSYDNNQRLPGLEEYVKSLLFETVPIKGIYN, encoded by the exons ATGTCTCACTTGTCTCCATCTGCTCTTCCAATTGCACCGAAAAAg GATAATATATATAGTAAGCAATATGCGCAGAAACTGAAAGCATTTAAGCATATACTCAGCAAAGTGGGAGAGGATCCTGTTGAAGGATTGGCCATGGTTGATGCTGTTCAACGTTCAGGCATTGACTATCATTTCCGAGACGAGATTCAGCAAATTCTCCAAAGGCAGTTCATGATATTTAGTTCTTATGATGACCACAATCAAGATGATCTTTGTGAAGTTGCCCTTCGTTTTCGACTCTTGAGACAACATGGTTACTATGTACCTGCag ACATCTTTAACAACTTCAAAAACAAGGAAGGGAAGCTTAATCAGAAAGTACGCGGGGATGTTAATGGATTGATGGGTTTATATGAAGCTTCACATCTAAGTATACATGGAGAAGAAGTGCTTGATGAAGCTGGTGATTATTGTGCCAAGCTCCTAACTGAACAGGTGAAAAATCTTGACCATTTTCAAGCTGAGATTGTTGAGAACACGTTGGCGCATCCCTTTCACAGAAGCCCGGCAAGGTTGATGGCCAATAACTTATTTCTTACTGAGTTCCCAAGCGAAAATAAATGGATAC atGCTTTTGAAGATCTTGccaaaatagattttaatttggtGCAATCCTTGCACCAAACGGAAGTGGCACAAATATCAAA ATGGTGGAAAGACCTGGGTTTGTCTAAGAAGTTGGAGTTCGTCAGAGATCAACCTCTTAAATGGTACATTTGGTCTATGTCCAGTCTCACGGATGCAAACTTGTCTTGGCAAAGGGTTGAGCTCACAAAAGCCATATCCTTCGTCTACATTATTGATGACATTTTTGATGTTCACGGAACTCTCGATGAACTCAGTCTCTTTACAGAAATAATTAATAG ATGGGATGTTGCTGCTGTAGATCAATTACCTGAGTACATGAGGACATGTTTTAAAGCTCTTGATAATGTCACAAATGAAATCAGTCGTAAGATATTCGAAGCTCATGGCTATAATCCTGTGAATTCCCTACAAAAAGCG TGGGGAAGCTTGTGCAATGCATTTCTAGTCGAAGCAAAATGGTTTTCTTCTCGAGACTTGCCCACGGCCGAAGAGTACTTGAAAAACGGGATTATTACTTCAGGTGTAAACGTGGGGCTAGTGCATATTTTCTTTCTGTTGGGTGAGAATTTAACAACAGAGACTTTGGATCTTATTGACAAAAACCCAGTCATAATCTCATCTACCGCAACAATTCTTCGGCTTTGGGATGACTTGGGAAGTGCAAAG GATGAGAATCAGGATGGGAGAGATGGGTCGTACTTATATTACTATATGAAGGAACACCCAGACTGTGATGCAGAAGCTACTGAAAAACATGTTATTAGTAAGATTTCATATGCATGGAAGATCCTGAACAAGGAGTGCCTCTCTCCCAACCCATTTAAATCATCTGGAATCACAAAGGCTTCTCTTAATCTTGCAAGAATGGTTCCTTTGATGTACAGTTACGATAACAACCAACGGCTACCAGGTCTCGAGGAATATGTTAAGTCCCTTCTCTTTGAAACTGTACCTATCAAAGGAATTTACAATTAA
- the LOC123192601 gene encoding (3S,6E)-nerolidol synthase 1-like isoform X1, which produces MSHLSPSALPIAPKKVSKISNPVNLIQAPNDQTKGITSSSAVLSIPFKQFLTDPNELTASFNDNIYSKQYAQKLKAFKHILSKVGEDPVEGLAMVDAVQRSGIDYHFRDEIQQILQRQFMIFSSYDDHNQDDLCEVALRFRLLRQHGYYVPADIFNNFKNKEGKLNQKVRGDVNGLMGLYEASHLSIHGEEVLDEAGDYCAKLLTEQVKNLDHFQAEIVENTLAHPFHRSPARLMANNLFLTEFPSENKWIHAFEDLAKIDFNLVQSLHQTEVAQISKWWKDLGLSKKLEFVRDQPLKWYIWSMSSLTDANLSWQRVELTKAISFVYIIDDIFDVHGTLDELSLFTEIINRWDVAAVDQLPEYMRTCFKALDNVTNEISRKIFEAHGYNPVNSLQKAWGSLCNAFLVEAKWFSSRDLPTAEEYLKNGIITSGVNVGLVHIFFLLGENLTTETLDLIDKNPVIISSTATILRLWDDLGSAKDENQDGRDGSYLYYYMKEHPDCDAEATEKHVISKISYAWKILNKECLSPNPFKSSGITKASLNLARMVPLMYSYDNNQRLPGLEEYVKSLLFETVPIKGIYN; this is translated from the exons ATGTCTCACTTGTCTCCATCTGCTCTTCCAATTGCACCGAAAAAggtttcaaaaatctccaaccCAGTTAATCTCATTCAAGCTCCTAATGATCAGACAAAAGGCATTACTTCCAGTAGTGCTGTTCTATCGATCCCATTCAAGCAGTTCCTCACGGATCCTAATGAACTCACAGCTAGTTTCaat GATAATATATATAGTAAGCAATATGCGCAGAAACTGAAAGCATTTAAGCATATACTCAGCAAAGTGGGAGAGGATCCTGTTGAAGGATTGGCCATGGTTGATGCTGTTCAACGTTCAGGCATTGACTATCATTTCCGAGACGAGATTCAGCAAATTCTCCAAAGGCAGTTCATGATATTTAGTTCTTATGATGACCACAATCAAGATGATCTTTGTGAAGTTGCCCTTCGTTTTCGACTCTTGAGACAACATGGTTACTATGTACCTGCag ACATCTTTAACAACTTCAAAAACAAGGAAGGGAAGCTTAATCAGAAAGTACGCGGGGATGTTAATGGATTGATGGGTTTATATGAAGCTTCACATCTAAGTATACATGGAGAAGAAGTGCTTGATGAAGCTGGTGATTATTGTGCCAAGCTCCTAACTGAACAGGTGAAAAATCTTGACCATTTTCAAGCTGAGATTGTTGAGAACACGTTGGCGCATCCCTTTCACAGAAGCCCGGCAAGGTTGATGGCCAATAACTTATTTCTTACTGAGTTCCCAAGCGAAAATAAATGGATACATGCTTTTGAAGATCTTGccaaaatagattttaatttggtGCAATCCTTGCACCAAACGGAAGTGGCACAAATATCAAA ATGGTGGAAAGACCTGGGTTTGTCTAAGAAGTTGGAGTTCGTCAGAGATCAACCTCTTAAATGGTACATTTGGTCTATGTCCAGTCTCACGGATGCAAACTTGTCTTGGCAAAGGGTTGAGCTCACAAAAGCCATATCCTTCGTCTACATTATTGATGACATTTTTGATGTTCACGGAACTCTCGATGAACTCAGTCTCTTTACAGAAATAATTAATAG ATGGGATGTTGCTGCTGTAGATCAATTACCTGAGTACATGAGGACATGTTTTAAAGCTCTTGATAATGTCACAAATGAAATCAGTCGTAAGATATTCGAAGCTCATGGCTATAATCCTGTGAATTCCCTACAAAAAGCG TGGGGAAGCTTGTGCAATGCATTTCTAGTCGAAGCAAAATGGTTTTCTTCTCGAGACTTGCCCACGGCCGAAGAGTACTTGAAAAACGGGATTATTACTTCAGGTGTAAACGTGGGGCTAGTGCATATTTTCTTTCTGTTGGGTGAGAATTTAACAACAGAGACTTTGGATCTTATTGACAAAAACCCAGTCATAATCTCATCTACCGCAACAATTCTTCGGCTTTGGGATGACTTGGGAAGTGCAAAG GATGAGAATCAGGATGGGAGAGATGGGTCGTACTTATATTACTATATGAAGGAACACCCAGACTGTGATGCAGAAGCTACTGAAAAACATGTTATTAGTAAGATTTCATATGCATGGAAGATCCTGAACAAGGAGTGCCTCTCTCCCAACCCATTTAAATCATCTGGAATCACAAAGGCTTCTCTTAATCTTGCAAGAATGGTTCCTTTGATGTACAGTTACGATAACAACCAACGGCTACCAGGTCTCGAGGAATATGTTAAGTCCCTTCTCTTTGAAACTGTACCTATCAAAGGAATTTACAATTAA
- the LOC123192601 gene encoding (3S,6E)-nerolidol synthase 1-like isoform X2, which translates to MSHLSPSALPIAPKKVSKISNPVNLIQAPNDQTKGITSSSAVLSIPFKQFLTDPNELTASFNDNIYSKQYAQKLKAFKHILSKVGEDPVEGLAMVDAVQRSGIDYHFRDEIQQILQRQFMIFSSYDDHNQDDLCEVALRFRLLRQHGYYVPADIFNNFKNKEGKLNQKVRGDVNGLMGLYEASHLSIHGEEVLDEAGDYCAKLLTEQVKNLDHFQAEIVENTLAHPFHRSPARLMANNLFLTEFPSENKWIHAFEDLAKIDFNLVQSLHQTEVAQISKWWKDLGLSKKLEFVRDQPLKWYIWSMSSLTDANLSWQRVELTKAISFVYIIDDIFDVHGTLDELSLFTEIINRWDVAAVDQLPEYMRTCFKALDNVTNEISRKIFEAHGYNPVNSLQKAWGSLCNAFLVEAKWFSSRDLPTAEEYLKNGIITSGVNVGLVHIFFLLGENLTTETLDLIDKNPVIISSTATILRLWDDLGSAKDENQDGRDGSYLYYYMKEHPDCDAEATEKHVISKISYAWKILNKECLSPNPFKSSGITKASLNLARMVPLMYSYDNNQRLPGLEEYVKSLLFETVPIKGIYN; encoded by the exons ATGTCTCACTTGTCTCCATCTGCTCTTCCAATTGCACCGAAAAAggtttcaaaaatctccaaccCAGTTAATCTCATTCAAGCTCCTAATGATCAGACAAAAGGCATTACTTCCAGTAGTGCTGTTCTATCGATCCCATTCAAGCAGTTCCTCACGGATCCTAATGAACTCACAGCTAGTTTCaat GATAATATATATAGTAAGCAATATGCGCAGAAACTGAAAGCATTTAAGCATATACTCAGCAAAGTGGGAGAGGATCCTGTTGAAGGATTGGCCATGGTTGATGCTGTTCAACGTTCAGGCATTGACTATCATTTCCGAGACGAGATTCAGCAAATTCTCCAAAGGCAGTTCATGATATTTAGTTCTTATGATGACCACAATCAAGATGATCTTTGTGAAGTTGCCCTTCGTTTTCGACTCTTGAGACAACATGGTTACTATGTACCTGCag ACATCTTTAACAACTTCAAAAACAAGGAAGGGAAGCTTAATCAGAAAGTACGCGGGGATGTTAATGGATTGATGGGTTTATATGAAGCTTCACATCTAAGTATACATGGAGAAGAAGTGCTTGATGAAGCTGGTGATTATTGTGCCAAGCTCCTAACTGAACAGGTGAAAAATCTTGACCATTTTCAAGCTGAGATTGTTGAGAACACGTTGGCGCATCCCTTTCACAGAAGCCCGGCAAGGTTGATGGCCAATAACTTATTTCTTACTGAGTTCCCAAGCGAAAATAAATGGATAC atGCTTTTGAAGATCTTGccaaaatagattttaatttggtGCAATCCTTGCACCAAACGGAAGTGGCACAAATATCAAA ATGGTGGAAAGACCTGGGTTTGTCTAAGAAGTTGGAGTTCGTCAGAGATCAACCTCTTAAATGGTACATTTGGTCTATGTCCAGTCTCACGGATGCAAACTTGTCTTGGCAAAGGGTTGAGCTCACAAAAGCCATATCCTTCGTCTACATTATTGATGACATTTTTGATGTTCACGGAACTCTCGATGAACTCAGTCTCTTTACAGAAATAATTAATAG ATGGGATGTTGCTGCTGTAGATCAATTACCTGAGTACATGAGGACATGTTTTAAAGCTCTTGATAATGTCACAAATGAAATCAGTCGTAAGATATTCGAAGCTCATGGCTATAATCCTGTGAATTCCCTACAAAAAGCG TGGGGAAGCTTGTGCAATGCATTTCTAGTCGAAGCAAAATGGTTTTCTTCTCGAGACTTGCCCACGGCCGAAGAGTACTTGAAAAACGGGATTATTACTTCAGGTGTAAACGTGGGGCTAGTGCATATTTTCTTTCTGTTGGGTGAGAATTTAACAACAGAGACTTTGGATCTTATTGACAAAAACCCAGTCATAATCTCATCTACCGCAACAATTCTTCGGCTTTGGGATGACTTGGGAAGTGCAAAG GATGAGAATCAGGATGGGAGAGATGGGTCGTACTTATATTACTATATGAAGGAACACCCAGACTGTGATGCAGAAGCTACTGAAAAACATGTTATTAGTAAGATTTCATATGCATGGAAGATCCTGAACAAGGAGTGCCTCTCTCCCAACCCATTTAAATCATCTGGAATCACAAAGGCTTCTCTTAATCTTGCAAGAATGGTTCCTTTGATGTACAGTTACGATAACAACCAACGGCTACCAGGTCTCGAGGAATATGTTAAGTCCCTTCTCTTTGAAACTGTACCTATCAAAGGAATTTACAATTAA
- the LOC123192376 gene encoding pentatricopeptide repeat-containing protein At3g13160, mitochondrial-like isoform X1, with protein sequence MHFLSRLVHRFSTVATSTSNVGSISTDLYKEKDLKRLVDKFKRYSDLERFRTKTGIYKETVRRLANAKRFRWIEEILEHQKQYKDVSKEGFSVRLVALYGQAGMFDNAHRVFKEMRERNCKQTILSFNALLGACVNSRKFDMVDGLFSDLPKKLGIEPDQVSYNTVVKAYCEMGSLDSAIMLLDDMEKKGVEPDRITFNTLLHAFYMNGRFGAAEMIWERMANRNITPDIRSYNAKLYGLAMEKRTKEAVELVEEMRYKTIKPDVFSFNALIKGFVNEGKLEEAKWWYDEIEKSDCAINKGTFTILVPLVCEKGDLDFAFELCKKIFGRRCLVDEELLQLVLDSLVKESKIEEAKELVELSKTNDYCRYNLKFSSNE encoded by the coding sequence ATGCATTTTCTTTCCCGTCTCGTTCACCGGTTCTCCACCGTTGCCACCTCCACTTCCAATGTCGGCTCCATCAGCACGGACCTGTACAAAGAAAAAGATCTCAAAAGACTGGTGGATAAGTTTAAAAGATATTCCGACCTTGAACGTTTCCGCACCAAAACGGGCATTTACAAGGAAACGGTTCGCCGCCTGGCCAATGCTAAACGCTTTAGATGGATAGAAGAGATACTAGAACACCAAAAACAGTACAAAGACGTGTCTAAGGAAGGTTTTTCCGTCCGCCTTGTGGCTCTGTATGGACAAGCTGGTATGTTTGATAATGCTCACAGGGTGTTCAAGGAAATGCGTGAACGAAATTGCAAGCAAACGATTTTGTCGTTTAATGCTCTCTTGGGGGCATGTGTTAACTCCAGGAAATTTGATATGGTTGATGGGTTGTTTTCAGATTTGCCAAAGAAGTTGGGGATAGAGCCTGATCAAGTATCTTATAACACGGTTGTTAAGGCGTATTGTGAGATGGGTTCGTTGGATTCAGCAATTATGTTGCTTGATGACATGGAGAAGAAGGGTGTGGAGCCAGATAGGATCACGTTTAACACTCTTTTACATGCTTTTTACATGAATGGACGGTTTGGAGCCGCTGAGATGATATGGGAAAGAATGGCAAATAGGAATATTACACCTGATATTAGGAGTTATAATGCCAAGTTGTATGGATTGGCAATGGAGAAGAGAACAAAAGAAGCTGTTGAGTTAGTTGAAGAGATGAGGTATAAGACAATTAAGCCAGATGTCTTTAGCTTTAATGCTTTGATAAAGGGGTTTGTTAATGAGGGGAAGTTGGAGGAAGCTAAGTGGTGGTATGATGAAATTGAGAAGAGTGATTGTGCTATAAACAAAGGAACTTTTACAATACTCGTTCCCTTAGTTTGTGAGAAAGGTGATTTGGATTTTGCTTTTGAACTCTGCAAGAAGATTTTTGGTAGGCGGTGCCTTGTTGATGAGGAATTGTTGCAGCTTGTTCTGGATTCATTGGTTAAGGAGTCCAAGATTGAGGAGGCAAAAGAGTTGGTGGAGCTTTCAAAGACGAATGATTACTGTCGTTACAATCTGAAATTTTCTTCAAATGAGTAA
- the LOC123192376 gene encoding pentatricopeptide repeat-containing protein At3g13160, mitochondrial-like isoform X2 produces the protein MHFLSRLVHRFSTVATSTSNVGSISTDLYKEKDLKRLVDKFKRYSDLERFRTKTGIYKETVRRLANAKRFRWIEEILEHQKQYKDVSKEGFSVRLVALYGQADLPKKLGIEPDQVSYNTVVKAYCEMGSLDSAIMLLDDMEKKGVEPDRITFNTLLHAFYMNGRFGAAEMIWERMANRNITPDIRSYNAKLYGLAMEKRTKEAVELVEEMRYKTIKPDVFSFNALIKGFVNEGKLEEAKWWYDEIEKSDCAINKGTFTILVPLVCEKGDLDFAFELCKKIFGRRCLVDEELLQLVLDSLVKESKIEEAKELVELSKTNDYCRYNLKFSSNE, from the exons ATGCATTTTCTTTCCCGTCTCGTTCACCGGTTCTCCACCGTTGCCACCTCCACTTCCAATGTCGGCTCCATCAGCACGGACCTGTACAAAGAAAAAGATCTCAAAAGACTGGTGGATAAGTTTAAAAGATATTCCGACCTTGAACGTTTCCGCACCAAAACGGGCATTTACAAGGAAACGGTTCGCCGCCTGGCCAATGCTAAACGCTTTAGATGGATAGAAGAGATACTAGAACACCAAAAACAGTACAAAGACGTGTCTAAGGAAGGTTTTTCCGTCCGCCTTGTGGCTCTGTATGGACAAGCTG ATTTGCCAAAGAAGTTGGGGATAGAGCCTGATCAAGTATCTTATAACACGGTTGTTAAGGCGTATTGTGAGATGGGTTCGTTGGATTCAGCAATTATGTTGCTTGATGACATGGAGAAGAAGGGTGTGGAGCCAGATAGGATCACGTTTAACACTCTTTTACATGCTTTTTACATGAATGGACGGTTTGGAGCCGCTGAGATGATATGGGAAAGAATGGCAAATAGGAATATTACACCTGATATTAGGAGTTATAATGCCAAGTTGTATGGATTGGCAATGGAGAAGAGAACAAAAGAAGCTGTTGAGTTAGTTGAAGAGATGAGGTATAAGACAATTAAGCCAGATGTCTTTAGCTTTAATGCTTTGATAAAGGGGTTTGTTAATGAGGGGAAGTTGGAGGAAGCTAAGTGGTGGTATGATGAAATTGAGAAGAGTGATTGTGCTATAAACAAAGGAACTTTTACAATACTCGTTCCCTTAGTTTGTGAGAAAGGTGATTTGGATTTTGCTTTTGAACTCTGCAAGAAGATTTTTGGTAGGCGGTGCCTTGTTGATGAGGAATTGTTGCAGCTTGTTCTGGATTCATTGGTTAAGGAGTCCAAGATTGAGGAGGCAAAAGAGTTGGTGGAGCTTTCAAAGACGAATGATTACTGTCGTTACAATCTGAAATTTTCTTCAAATGAGTAA
- the LOC123230322 gene encoding transcription factor DYT1: protein MNKATIIEDAITYILMLQRNVNALSEQLLERDSLFVEENEQSTRDEIDASEQMKNYGIKEDVKVTDIDGKRLWIRIVFEKKRGAITKFLEALTSVGFELTDANVTTSKGAILVSSCVEGIYGDVPVVEQTKKLLQDIIRNM from the exons ATGAATAAAGCAACCATAATTGAGGACGCCATTACCTACATCCTGATGCTGCAGAGGAATGTCAATGCTCTTAGCGAGCAGCTTCTTGAAAGGGACTCATTATTCGTGGAAGAGAATGAGCAGTCAACAAGGGATGAGATTGATGCTTCGGAGCAGATGAAAAACTATGGAATAAAG GAAGATGTTAAGGTGACTGATATTGATGGGAAAAGACTTTGGATAAGGATTGTGTTTGAGAAGAAAAGAGGTGCAATCACTAAATTTCTGGAGGCCTTGACTTCGGTTGGCTTTGAACTCACAGACGCCAATGTTACTACCTCCAAAGGAGCCATTCTTGTTTCATCGTGTGTCGAG GGGATTTATGGAGATGTACCTGTGGTGGAGCAAACCAAAAAGTTGCTTCAAGATATAATTAGAAACATGTAA
- the LOC123193758 gene encoding uncharacterized protein LOC123193758 produces MSLTAKSILSLFLALLLHFSVTSSIQNLLQSQGLLPGASIQDLLQSQGLPAGLFPNNVESYRFDFRTGRLEVFLESPCLTRFDSRVYFNNVVKANLSYGGLMGLEGVAQEELFLWLPVKRIIVDDPSSGLVMIDIGLALKQVSLSLFEDPPVCKPQGALQEIVGRKMGSQVQ; encoded by the exons ATGTCTCTGACAGCAAAATCTATTCTGTCTCTTTTTCttgctcttcttcttcatttctccGTCACCTCCTCCATCCAAAACCTCCTTCAAAGCCAAGGCTTATTACCTGGTGCCTCAATACAGGACCTCCTTCAAAGCCAAGGCTTGCCTGCTGGTCTCTTCCCAAACAATGTTGAATCCTACAGGTTTGATTTTCGAACAGGTCGGTTGGAGGTGTTTCTGGAAAGTCCTTGTCTGACCAGGTTTGACAGTAGAGTTTACTTCAACAATGTGGTGAAAGCTAATCTCAGTTATGGTGGGCTAATGGGACTTGAAGGTGTTGCTCAAGAAGAGCTCTTTCTTTGGCTCCCTGTTAAACGTATCATTGTCGATGATCCATCTTCTGGGCTCGTTATGATTGATATTGGTCTTGCTTTAAAACaagtctctctttctctctttgaaGATCCTCCTGTTTGCAAGCCTCAAG GTGCTTTACAAGAAATTGTTGGGAGGAAGATGGGATCTCAAGTTCAGTGA
- the LOC123193553 gene encoding uncharacterized protein At5g01610-like, which produces MTLTAKSIFTLLLTLLLYFSVTSSSSLQNLLQSQGLPAGLFPNNVESYTFDYQTGRLEVYLESSCLAKFDGRVYFSSVVRASLSYGGLMGLEGIAQEELFLWLPVKGIIVDDPSSGVILIDIGLAQKQLSLSLFEDPPVCKPQGALLEIVGRKMGSSQVQQ; this is translated from the exons ATGACTCTGACGGCAAAATCTATTTTCACTCTTTTACTAACACTTCTTCTTTATTTCTCGGtcacctcctcctcctccttacAAAACCTTCTTCAAAGCCAAGGCTTACCTGCTGGTCTCTTCCCAAACAATGTTGAATCCTACACTTTCGATTACCAAACTGGTCGGTTGGAGGTGTATCTGGAAAGTTCCTGTCTGGCCAAGTTCGACGGTAGAGTTTACTTCAGCAGTGTGGTGAGAGCGAGTCTCAGTTATGGTGGGTTAATGGGACTTGAAGGTATTGCTCAAGAAGAGCTCTTTCTTTGGCTTCCAGTTAAAGGTATCATTGTCGATGATCCATCTTCTGGGGTCATTTTGATTGATATTGGTCTTGCTCAAAAAcaactctctctttctctctttgaaGACCCTCCTGTTTGCAAGCCTCAAG GTGCTCTACTAGAAATTGTTGGGAGGAAGATGGGATCATCTCAAGTTCAGCAATGA